The window CTAAGTTATGGCGTCAACCACCTTTCATCTCCACCACACCCGTGCTAACCTGTTGAGAATTGTTACACTGATACACGCGTATCACTTAAACCTCAGCTCTCCCAGCGCCTATGGTGCATATCAAGCGCGTGGAACTCACGAACTTTAAATCCTTTGGCGGCACGACATCCATTCCCTTGCTGCCAGGATTTACAGTGGTTTCCGGGCCAAATGGGTCAGGTAAGTCAAATATCCTAGATGCCCTACTTTTTTGCCTTGGTCTTGCCAGTTCCAAGGGAATGCGTGCTGAACGCCTTCCCGATCTAGTTAATCACGATAAAGAGCGTCGGGGTACCGTTGAAGCTAGCGTTACCGCCACATTTGATTTATCCGATGCACCCGATGCCCTCTTAGACGACGAAGAAGAGAACGACGACGTAGGGGCGGTGCCCCCGTACCCGCACCAGAATCAGGAAAATCCCGAATCAGACTCTTGTGAACCTCTCGATCCCCCCCAACCCCCCACCCCCCCGCCTACGGCACCCCCCCTTACTAAGGGGGGGACACAAGGGGGGTTAGAGTGGAGTGTGACGCGACGGCTAAGAGTAACCCAGCAAGGCACCTACACCTCGAATTACTACATCAACGGCGAATCTTGCACCCTCACTGAACTTCACGAACAGCTCAACCGTCTGCGAGTGTATCCAGAAGGTTACAACGTAGTGTTGCAAGGGGATGTTACCAGTATCATTTCCATGAACTCACGGGAGCGTCGGGAGATTATTGACGAGTTAGCGGGTGTTGCTGCGTTTGATCGCAAAATTGTCCAAACCAAAGAAACTTTAGCTCAAGTCAAAGAGCGAGAAGACGATTGTCGCATCATAGAACAAGAACTGGTAGCTCAGCGCGATCGCCTCGCTTCAGATCGCCTCAAAGCCGAGAAATACCAAAAGCTACGAGCTGATCTCCTAGAAAAGCAGCAGTGGGAAGCCGTCCTCAAATGGCGCTTTCTGCAACAACAAGAGGGGAAGCTTCGGGAGCAAATTGAAGCAGGCGACCGAGAAGAAGCTCAACTTACTTCCCAGCTTACCGCCCTAGAAGCAGAAATCCGCCAAACCACAGGCGAACTCGACCAACTCAACAGCCGTGTCAAAGCCTTGGGAGAAGAGGAACAGATTGCTGTTGCTTCTACCCTCGCCACCCAAGAAGCCGAACGGCGTCAGCTACAAAATCGACAACAGGAACTCGCCGAAAACATAGAGCAAACTGAACGTCGCCTCAAACGGACACAGGAGGAGATTCAGCAATACGAGCAAACCCTGCAACAACTCAACGAGCAAAAACATCATGTAGAAACCCAAGATTTAGAGGCTCTACGTACCGCACGGGATGAGGTGCAACACAGCCTGAACCAAAGTCGGGAAGAAGCCAATGCGATCGCCTCAGCCTCCGAAGTCTGGGTACAGCAACAAACGGTACTCAACCGCCAAATCGAAACATTACTCCAAACCATTGACCCCCAACGTACCGAGCAAGCTCAACTCCAAGAACGCCATAATCAGCTCAGCCGTCAAATCGAAGAACAAACCCAACTCTTACAAACTTTAGAGCCAGAAATTACCACAAAACAGGCTCAATCCACCGATTTAGAAACTCAGTTAGCCAGTTTTTCTCAACAAGCTCAAACCCTCGCCCAATCCCTCGTTACCGCTGAACAAGAACTGCAAATTCAGCAGCAGACTCAAACTCGCCTCTTAGCTGAACAACGGGAAAAACAACGCCAACTCGATAAACTCGAAGCCCAAGCCCAAGCCCAACAAGAAGCTCAAGGCACCTACGCCACCAAAGTTATTTTACACAGTGACTTACCCGGTGTTTGTGGCTTAGTTGCCCAACTTGGTCGCGTCGAACCCCGCTATCAGTTAGCCTTAGAAACGGCGGCAGGTGCGCGTTTGGGAAATTTGGTGGTTGAAGATGATGGTGTGGCGGCGGCTGGGATTGAGCTGCTCAAACAAAAACGAGCCGGTCGAGCGACATTCTTACCCCTGAATAAAATCCAGGCTCCTCGATTCACGGAAACGGCTGCTCTGCGTTATGTGAACGGCTTCATCGATTACGCGGTTCACCTGATTGACTGCGATCCTCGCTACAGGGACATTTTCGCCTATGTGTTCGGGAATACAGTCGTGTTTGAAACCCTCAACACCGCTCGTCCTTATCTAGGAAAACACCGCATTGTTACCTTAGAAGGGGAAATTCTGGAAATGAGTGGTGCGATGACGGGTGGGAGTAGTAGCCATCGTTCTGAATTACACTTTGGCACCAGCGATGCCACAGAATCCGCAGAAGTGGCGCTGTTGAGAAACCGTCTCCAAGATATCGAGCAGATTCTATCGCGTTGTGGCGAGTTGATTCATCAGGGAGTAGCCAGGGTGAAACAACTGACGCAAGAACTGACAGAAGCCAAGGCGAAACGCTCGGAAACTCAATTGCGATTGGAACAGTTAAATAAAGAGATTAAGAGTTTAACGGCTCAGTTGGAACAAGTGCGATCGCTTCTGGCGAAAAATACTCATGAACTATCTACAGCGAGCGATCGCCTCCAAGCTCTCAGCCTCAATTTACCGACTCAAGAAGCTCAACTCGTGGAATTACGCCAACAGTTGGCACAGTTAGAGCAATCTCAAACGCCTAACGAATGGCAACAAATTCAGGGCATGATCAAAGGCTGGGAAGCGCAGTTAAGTGAGCGTGAACAAGCACTTCGAGCCGCAGAAAAACAGCTTCTGGACTTAGACAGTCAGCAGCAGCGTACCAAGGAAAAAATTACCGAAGGCTATCGACAGGTAGCCGAATACCAAACCCAACACCAGTCTGTGCAGGAACAGCTTGCAGCCATCAGCCATCAGTTGGTAGGGATGAATGAAGCTATTACGAAAACACAAGGTACGTTAACCCAGTTGGAGCAGCAATTAGGGGAAGTGAAACAGGAACGCGATCGCGTCGAGCAACACTTGCGAGAACGGCACCTTTTCCAACAACAGCAATCCTGGCAACGGCAAAAACTCCAAGAAACTCAAGTCGCACGACGCGAGGAACTGAGCAGCTTACAAGCTCAACTTCAACTCCAACAAACCGAGTTACCCGATCCCCTGCCAGAGTTACCCGAACATTGGCAAACGGAAACCCCCAATCTGCGAACTCCTGACCTTCCCAGCCTACTCGAACACCTGCAAAAAGAAATACGGAATGCTCAAAAACGCCTCCAGGCGATGGAACCCGTGAATATGCTGGCGTTAGAAGAATACGATCGCACCCAAAATCGCTTATCTGAACTCTCTGAGAAACTCGCCACCCTAGAGGCTGAGCGTACCGAACTTCTGCTGAGAATCGAAAACTTCACCACTCTGAGATTTCGTGCCTTCAAAGAAGCTTTTGATGCCATTAACGAGAACTTTCAAAGCATCTTTGCCGAACTCTCGGACGGCGATGGTTATCTACAGTTGGATGACCCCGAAGACCCCTTTAACGGTGGACTTAATCTGGTCGCTCATCCTAAAGGCAAACCCGTACAGCGTCTGGCTTCCATGTCAGGGGGCGAAAAGTCCCTCACGGCTCTCAGTTTTATCTTCGCGCTGCAACGTTACCGTCCTTCGCCGTTTTACGCCTTTGACGAAGTTGATATGTTCCTCGATGGGGCAAATGTCGAGCGATTAGCTAGAATGATCAAACAACAGGCTATGCTAGCCCAGTTTATTGTGGTGAGTTTACGCCGACCGATGATTGAGTCTTCGGAGCGCACGATTGGTGTCACGCAGGCTAGAGGAGCGTATACTCAAGTGTTAGGACTAAAATTACCGCCTAAAAGCGCCATTCGATAGATAAAAACTTCCGGATTTAGCGTTCAATATTATTGATATTCCAGCAGGAGTCGAGAGCAGGATCACAAGAAATAATGACAACTGAACAAAATCGTCAACGCTCCGATATTTTAAATACTCAGGTCGTCACGATCGACACCGCTAAGCGACTTGGAGTCGTTAAAGAGCTATTAGTAGATATTGATCGGCGCGAGGTTGTAGCACTGGGTTTACGAGACAATCTGCTGGCGCTCGCTGGGATGCCACGTTACATGCTCTTGAGTAGCATTCGACGGGTTGGGGACACCATTCTCGTCGATGATGAAGATGTGATCGAAGATGTTGAGGTGGAAGCCTACAGCACCCTGATCAATAGCGAAGTGATTACCGAAACCGGTGAACTGCTAGGACGGGTAAGGGACTTCAAATTCAACATTGAAGACGCCAAGGTGAGTTCTCTGATCATTGCCTCGATTGGGTTGCCACAAATCCCTGACCAGGTGATCAGTACCTATGAACTGCCGATTGATGAAATTGTCAGCAGTGGCCCGAATCGCTTGATTGTGTTTGAAGGAGCTGAAGAACGCCTGGTTCAATTGACCGTAGGCGTTTTAGAACGTTTGGGGATTGGCAGACCCCCTTGGGAGCGGGAAGAAGAGGAAACTTACTATACCCCTGTTACCCGACCCGAAAATCAATTAGGAACTGGGATTCCCGTTCGTACACCGATTGCTCAGCCGATCCAGACGGTTACACCGGTCGAAGAGCGGTGGGACGATGACGATTGGCGAGAAGAACCC of the Allocoleopsis franciscana PCC 7113 genome contains:
- a CDS encoding PRC-barrel domain-containing protein, with the protein product MTTEQNRQRSDILNTQVVTIDTAKRLGVVKELLVDIDRREVVALGLRDNLLALAGMPRYMLLSSIRRVGDTILVDDEDVIEDVEVEAYSTLINSEVITETGELLGRVRDFKFNIEDAKVSSLIIASIGLPQIPDQVISTYELPIDEIVSSGPNRLIVFEGAEERLVQLTVGVLERLGIGRPPWEREEEETYYTPVTRPENQLGTGIPVRTPIAQPIQTVTPVEERWDDDDWREEPEPEPIPLRREAPPPKYAKQELEQDNWGDDEWDDAPGRSTQYQKPAYTEPPRYERERDYADDYDDYEVEGDAWDDEVDSEPYQAPRINIPEKTKAPEYEEEAGY
- the smc gene encoding chromosome segregation protein SMC — its product is MVHIKRVELTNFKSFGGTTSIPLLPGFTVVSGPNGSGKSNILDALLFCLGLASSKGMRAERLPDLVNHDKERRGTVEASVTATFDLSDAPDALLDDEEENDDVGAVPPYPHQNQENPESDSCEPLDPPQPPTPPPTAPPLTKGGTQGGLEWSVTRRLRVTQQGTYTSNYYINGESCTLTELHEQLNRLRVYPEGYNVVLQGDVTSIISMNSRERREIIDELAGVAAFDRKIVQTKETLAQVKEREDDCRIIEQELVAQRDRLASDRLKAEKYQKLRADLLEKQQWEAVLKWRFLQQQEGKLREQIEAGDREEAQLTSQLTALEAEIRQTTGELDQLNSRVKALGEEEQIAVASTLATQEAERRQLQNRQQELAENIEQTERRLKRTQEEIQQYEQTLQQLNEQKHHVETQDLEALRTARDEVQHSLNQSREEANAIASASEVWVQQQTVLNRQIETLLQTIDPQRTEQAQLQERHNQLSRQIEEQTQLLQTLEPEITTKQAQSTDLETQLASFSQQAQTLAQSLVTAEQELQIQQQTQTRLLAEQREKQRQLDKLEAQAQAQQEAQGTYATKVILHSDLPGVCGLVAQLGRVEPRYQLALETAAGARLGNLVVEDDGVAAAGIELLKQKRAGRATFLPLNKIQAPRFTETAALRYVNGFIDYAVHLIDCDPRYRDIFAYVFGNTVVFETLNTARPYLGKHRIVTLEGEILEMSGAMTGGSSSHRSELHFGTSDATESAEVALLRNRLQDIEQILSRCGELIHQGVARVKQLTQELTEAKAKRSETQLRLEQLNKEIKSLTAQLEQVRSLLAKNTHELSTASDRLQALSLNLPTQEAQLVELRQQLAQLEQSQTPNEWQQIQGMIKGWEAQLSEREQALRAAEKQLLDLDSQQQRTKEKITEGYRQVAEYQTQHQSVQEQLAAISHQLVGMNEAITKTQGTLTQLEQQLGEVKQERDRVEQHLRERHLFQQQQSWQRQKLQETQVARREELSSLQAQLQLQQTELPDPLPELPEHWQTETPNLRTPDLPSLLEHLQKEIRNAQKRLQAMEPVNMLALEEYDRTQNRLSELSEKLATLEAERTELLLRIENFTTLRFRAFKEAFDAINENFQSIFAELSDGDGYLQLDDPEDPFNGGLNLVAHPKGKPVQRLASMSGGEKSLTALSFIFALQRYRPSPFYAFDEVDMFLDGANVERLARMIKQQAMLAQFIVVSLRRPMIESSERTIGVTQARGAYTQVLGLKLPPKSAIR